The proteins below come from a single Mesobacillus jeotgali genomic window:
- a CDS encoding LysM peptidoglycan-binding domain-containing protein: MKKQLLTVAATAGILFTSFNGSASAHDKLHTVQSGDSLWKLSNIYNVTINDIQKWNNLSSSTIYVNQKLSVLAPHSHSTDASTAVGTSGSTYVVKTGDTLWGISKSYGMSISGLKSLNGLKSDVIHPGQKLKVSGTAATTASTAPASSSSTYTVRSGDNLSTIAARHNLSLSQLMSINNLKSHVIFPGQVLKLSGSASTPVATNVSSANTPVMATYGSTSKVNSLIAESKKYIGVPYVWAGSTPAGFDCSGYLNYAYSKVGISIPRTVASIWDATKPVSSPRVGDLVFFETYKPGPSHAGIYLGDGKFIHAGSSRGVEISDMNNSYWKPRYLGAKTTF; this comes from the coding sequence ATGAAAAAACAGCTTTTGACGGTGGCTGCAACAGCCGGGATTTTATTTACATCATTCAATGGTTCTGCAAGTGCTCATGATAAATTACACACAGTTCAATCTGGAGATTCTTTATGGAAACTTTCAAATATATATAATGTTACTATAAATGATATTCAAAAGTGGAATAATCTATCAAGCTCTACCATCTATGTAAATCAAAAACTATCAGTATTAGCGCCGCACAGTCATTCAACTGATGCTAGTACTGCCGTAGGCACATCCGGTTCTACGTATGTCGTAAAGACAGGCGATACGTTATGGGGAATATCAAAATCATATGGAATGTCCATTAGCGGACTTAAATCATTGAACGGACTTAAATCTGATGTGATTCATCCTGGACAAAAATTAAAAGTATCTGGGACTGCAGCTACCACGGCTTCAACTGCACCAGCCAGCTCATCCAGCACATATACAGTCCGTAGCGGTGACAATTTGTCAACGATTGCTGCTCGCCATAATTTATCGCTATCACAATTGATGTCTATTAACAATTTGAAGTCGCATGTAATTTTCCCTGGACAGGTATTGAAGCTATCAGGCTCAGCTTCAACACCAGTTGCTACTAATGTTTCATCAGCAAACACTCCTGTTATGGCAACGTATGGTTCTACCTCTAAGGTAAACTCATTAATTGCTGAGTCCAAAAAGTATATCGGTGTCCCTTATGTTTGGGCAGGAAGTACGCCGGCAGGGTTTGATTGTTCAGGATACTTAAACTATGCATATAGCAAAGTCGGAATTTCAATCCCGAGAACAGTCGCATCCATTTGGGATGCTACAAAACCTGTTTCTTCACCACGTGTAGGAGACCTAGTGTTTTTTGAGACATATAAGCCAGGTCCGTCCCATGCAGGTATTTATCTAGGCGATGGTAAATTTATTCATGCCGGTTCTTCAAGAGGAGTAGAAATCAGTGACATGAATAATTCTTACTGGAAGCCGCGTTACCTGGGAGCAAAAACTACATTTTAG
- a CDS encoding BA3454 family stress response protein, with product MREITVTVDLKGKNYLTNVIADRETSEEEILEMARKQVQEQWLF from the coding sequence ATGAGAGAAATAACAGTAACGGTGGATCTAAAGGGGAAAAATTATTTAACAAATGTCATTGCAGACCGTGAAACATCAGAGGAAGAAATTTTAGAGATGGCACGTAAGCAAGTTCAGGAGCAATGGCTCTTTTAA
- a CDS encoding DUF1657 domain-containing protein — protein MTVGTQVKQTIAGLKSAQASLETFALGTDNQQAKQLYQTAAQQTQAVIDSIQPRLQEIEQEEPQYKQ, from the coding sequence ATGACAGTTGGAACTCAAGTAAAGCAAACAATCGCAGGTCTAAAAAGTGCTCAGGCAAGTTTAGAAACATTTGCACTTGGAACTGATAACCAACAAGCTAAGCAACTTTATCAGACAGCTGCTCAACAAACTCAGGCAGTTATAGATAGCATTCAACCACGATTGCAGGAAATTGAACAAGAAGAACCACAATACAAACAGTGA
- a CDS encoding STAS domain-containing protein, with protein sequence MRIPILKLKDYLLVSIQVELDDQTVLTFQEDLLNKIKDTGAKGVVIDLTSVDMIDSFIAKVLGDVIVMTSLMGTRAVLTGIQPAVAITLIELGITLENVHTALDLEQGISILSQLLEG encoded by the coding sequence ATGAGAATTCCTATATTAAAATTAAAGGATTATTTATTAGTTTCAATTCAAGTAGAACTAGACGACCAAACGGTACTGACTTTTCAAGAGGACTTATTGAATAAAATTAAGGATACAGGAGCGAAAGGTGTTGTCATCGATTTGACTTCTGTCGATATGATTGATTCGTTCATTGCCAAAGTATTGGGCGATGTAATCGTAATGACAAGCCTGATGGGCACGAGAGCTGTCCTGACAGGTATCCAGCCGGCGGTCGCCATTACTTTGATAGAACTTGGCATAACATTGGAAAATGTCCATACTGCACTGGATCTTGAACAAGGAATTTCGATATTAAGCCAATTGTTAGAGGGTTAA
- a CDS encoding DUF1657 domain-containing protein: MTIASDVNQVLSTIKGIEAQLSSMALNTNIPEASKAFHESMLIIGEIKTDLQNRKTQLEIEEPQYKS; the protein is encoded by the coding sequence ATGACTATTGCATCAGATGTTAACCAGGTCCTTTCAACGATTAAAGGGATCGAAGCTCAGTTATCTTCTATGGCATTGAATACCAATATTCCTGAAGCAAGCAAAGCTTTTCACGAAAGCATGCTGATCATAGGCGAAATAAAAACGGACCTGCAAAACAGGAAAACTCAGCTTGAAATTGAAGAACCACAGTATAAAAGCTAG
- a CDS encoding anti-sigma regulatory factor produces the protein MTEPIIININNEFDIVLARQKGREISKELQFGGVDQARITTAISELARNIYLYAGSGQITINVLEDNGRRGIQISAADNGPGINDIRMVLQDGFSTSGGLGAGLPGVKRLMDSFDIDSMPGTGTKITITKWAR, from the coding sequence ATGACAGAACCGATTATTATTAATATTAATAATGAATTTGATATAGTGCTTGCCCGTCAGAAAGGGAGAGAAATCTCTAAAGAACTCCAATTTGGTGGCGTAGACCAGGCAAGAATAACGACAGCAATATCGGAACTCGCAAGAAACATTTATTTGTATGCGGGAAGCGGCCAGATTACTATTAACGTCTTAGAAGATAATGGACGAAGAGGGATTCAGATATCTGCTGCTGATAATGGGCCGGGTATAAATGATATAAGGATGGTCTTGCAGGACGGGTTTTCTACCTCAGGTGGTCTTGGTGCAGGACTTCCGGGGGTTAAAAGGTTAATGGACAGTTTTGATATCGATTCCATGCCGGGAACAGGGACAAAGATTACGATTACGAAATGGGCCAGATAA